The genomic interval ctttcaagCTGCTGATACAGTATTAAAGGTGAACTTTAACCAACTATGACATATCTTTGCATGTAATTTTTGCTAATGCAACTCAATGTTATTGTAAATTTTAGGAGGTAATATTCTTGGATACCAGCCGGCAATTGAAGGTATTGTCTTCAGCATCTCTTCTAGTTGTTACACAAAATTTGCTTTTacaatacctttttttttttatttcaatgtatacctgttttttttttaattgtgatgCTATTGTTTGTAGTTGATATTAAATTTGTTCACACTTGTTGCCTACATTCTGCAGGCTGGATCAGTTGACCTTTTTGTGGTGAATTCTTTTGGATCTGCTTTCCAAGTAAGAATTTATCCATTATCATCAATCCAATTTTGCAGTCTATTTCTTAGGTATACTTGTTTCATTTGATGTTATGCGAATTTCTATCTATTATGGCAATGCATCTGACTCTTTATAATCACCTACAAGTTTATATTTATCGTAAGACTAGATTGAATATTTGATGCTTCACAAGAAAGTTTTTAGTATTTCATCCAATTATTGTTCTTGAGGTTTTCATTAGTAGAAAGGTGATTTAACAATCTCTTGTTTAAAATGAATTTTGCTCTGTGAGGTGtaataaagaaaaactgaaTGTGAATGCTTGTGCTGAATGTAATGCAGGCACTTTTTATCTGTCTTCTACTTCCTTTTTTGTCCAAGTTATGGGGTGTTCCATTCAGTCAGCTGCCAATGTACATTAAAGATGGCACAGCTTGCTTTCTGAATATGGGTTCTCTAGCAAGTGGTATGCCTTGGAacaaattgtaaattttttccGTTCAAGTTACTTTTGTTATTAAAGCTCAAGCCAAAAAATGTTGCTAGCAAgtcaatttttaataatttagtgCTAATAAATATGGTATTAACTGAAGGAGGAATTCAAGTAAGCATGGGTTATCTATGATTGCTCATTTGGTAAGAGTCTCTGCAAGGATATTGATCCTAAATGGATTCAACATGTTACTGCCGACATTTGacttattaatatttgtaggtggcattgacttttattgaaaATCTGCTGTGAGGAGGGATAATTTCTTCATTGCTTAATGCTTAATAATGTTGCAATTATACTGGAAATAGAAATGGTATGTCAAAAAGAACTGCATTTATTAGGATGTTATGCTTATGCTGTGATCTTTACTTTGGTGATGACATTATCCACGATATACTTTtcaaaaaaagatatttttaatttcattctttgATTCTAAGCTTATGTGACAGTTGTTAGTGTAGTTATTGACCATGTTAATTCATGTTTAGTATTATGTCTAAATCTTCAATGTGAATGCGTTGCACATATTGGTACTAAGTTGTTCACCTTGTCTACATTTATTGTTATCTGTGTCTCATTTTCAATCTTCTACATGAAACATTTGTCATTGCTGTAAAATCTTATCctataatttgttattttgttagTCATGATGatttttgcatgttttatttAGTTCCTTTTTTGTCATACATTAGAAATATgctaatttttaaacttttcatCAAAGAAACTGCAAGTCTACCACTGATTTGGACGAACTGTTACACATGATGTTTCtcaattatttgatttattttatgttctTAATTTCCTGAGTATAGGTTAATGAACTCAAATTGATTTGCTAATTGAGCTACCACTGACATCTCACTCACATGATCTTCTTCTGACAGAATGTGCTGGAGCACCGCTGCTACCATTATTATTTGTAATGGTTAATATGGCATATAATATATCACTACTTCACCTTCTCAAAATATCCTCAGCAGTTGTATCTTGCCTCGCATCAACTTTCTCAGGTTGGTTCATATATTTGATCACTAATCTTTTACTTTGCTACATGGTGCCATTATTATTTTGCCTGTGCAAATGCATTGTCAATACTATGCAGTAGTAGAACTAATTATAGTGTTTCTCAGATGGCATGTTTTTCAATCATGATAATTGCCCTGGATGTTTAGCATCTGAAGCTAGTAAGCATAATTTCTTGATATTGTTCATACTTGCATTGTGTGAGACTGATCTGATTGGTTTTGAAGATTACTTGTATTTGACCAATTGAGAGAATAATCTTTCAGTTTCTCTAAGTTGTTTTATGCCCTGCCGCTTCTGTGGAAAATGGCAGTCTTCTTGGGATGTCAAACATTGTATCCCACATCATGACCTGTAGGATTTGAAGTTGCAACCGCAACCTTTACAAGAGCTTATATATTAGCACTGGTTTACCATTTTGATTAGTCAAATCACATTAGTTTTAGCTTGTTGTGACGGAGGTAATCTATATCTTGGAATGAGCTATGCTCAGAAGTCAGAACTATCTAATTTGGTTCTAGAGATGTTGAGAATAACAATGTTATAGAGGTGCCTGTCACTCCGCAATCTAtgctattaaaattttgaatgttTAAGAGGCCGTAGTGAACATCCCTATCAACATAATTTCGTGGTTTTCCTTCATTTCTAGACTTATGAGATAAGTCATTGATCCTTGGTCTAGAAAAccaacaagaacatcaagtcCATGTTGGCAAAAGCGAAGTTTTCCATAACTTGTGCGCTGGTTCCATCAAAGCAAATTTTTGGAAATGCTTGTTCTGGTATCTGTTATTCTTTTTGTCATTCTTCAGCAAACAATTCAAGTTGTAAGACATGACCGagtttatgttttcttgtttccAAACAGTTCCTCTTTCGATCTATGCGTTCACGCTTCCTTTGCCATATATCGGTGTGGCGTCTTCCCTTCCTGCAGGCTTTGTATCAGGAGCAGCCATACTCCTTGCCGGCCTCCTCGTTTACACATGGACACCGACTTCATATTTGGCAAGCCAAGAAGCAAGATCTACACCTTCTCCTCTAACTCAAAGTTAAAATCTCCTCATCTTCCATCCCCTGTACGTACTCATCTTATAATTAGCTCTTACATTTGTGATTGGGTAGAATACAAGTTCTCCCTGACATCGtatcaaatttgcaaaaaaaaaaagggaaataagGATGAGAACTAACTCAAAAAAAGTTCCATCATTATTTAGTAAATAAGGTTGGAATATTCCTTGTTTATCTGACTCCctcttcaatgttttttttttttataaaaggagCCCAAAggcttttattgaaaaaactGGGAAATTACAATCAAACAGAAAACAGGGAAAATCTGAAGGAAACTAAACTGAACAAAATAAGCAAAACACTAGAAAACAAATCCAGTTTCACAAAAAGATTTCATGAGCCAATGCGGACGATCATGCCCAGAATGGAAAAGAGATAACTGATGAAGACATGTGCCATGAGAAGCAAGCTTAGTTACAACTTTCAACTAATTACGAGGAACAATACATAAACGTGGAGAGCCCGACTCCCTCTTCAATGTTGACAACGGTCTAAACTAGCGGTTATTTTCCTTAGAAACgttgcaaatttttttcaaaattttagaatttatttatttattatttttcactgTTTAGTTTAGAACTAATAACATTTTTtctagtcaattttttttttttgaaaaacaatcTTAAATACAATGACTGGGTTATTGATCTTACTCTACTCAAGCAACATGCACATAGTGccgtgtttgtttgtttgtttgtttttttaaggttatttaattgttcaattattaattttattgtgaactttttttttttttgtgaaaattaaagAACTTCATTAAGCAAGTCAAAATAGAGTACATCTCTAATGAAGTTTGGGGGATTAAAATCCCACTCCATTTGACTTGTGCTACTCCCAACTGCCTTGGCTAAAGCATGAGTAACTTTGTTGGCAGTCCTTCTAACAAAATAAAGTACAACACCAGTCATGAGAGAAAGCAAAGATAAGCAATCTCCCAAAACCACTCCTAACAGTGAGCCAACAACAATCAAACCATTAGTGAGTAAGTCCTCCGCAACCCTAAAGCCTCGGCTAATGTGGGATCCGGAGAGAATGGAAGTGGCCTTTGTATGGCCTATATAAATTGGCCTTCATCATTTCGTATGAGAGCATCAAAGGTGGATCGCTTCGACCGTGCCTCCCATGTTGCATCCACATTACTCCACGTTGAGGTTTAAACCATTTATGAGTGTCAGATCCACACATGGATGAGCTTGAAGGTGTGACATGCAAGGCCTGCCATTAATCAAACATAACCTTCGCCTATTGAACAACACGAGCGACGGGAGGCAATCACCTTCCCCTCCAAAGAAGCTCGTTGCGATGGTTCCAAATACCCCACATCAAGATTGCACTTCTACTTTGATCTTCATGTGTAGCCCGTTCTACAAATGTGGTCCATCGCTCCTTTAGAGATTCGGTTTCTGGGAGTGTTTCTCTAAAATTAGCTAACGCCCATACTTCACGAGCAAAGGAGCACTCCAACAGGGCATGTTCTATTGTCTCTGCATCTCCATGACAGCAAGTGGCGATGACActcatgaattatatatttcGCCAATGCGAGGGTGGATCCGTTGGTAGGATGTTATGACATGCTCTCCAGATGAAAAGTCGCACCTTTGCCAGGATTGATAACTTCCAAATATGTTGCCAAACCTGAGATATTTCAGGAGGATGGTGAGGAGAGTGCATCATGATAAGGGTCCTATATGCGCTCTTTACTGAGTAAGTTCCATTAGTCGTCTCACCCGCCTACCGAGATGATCCATAATTGGCCGCAAAGGGAGAGGTATTTGGAGAATGGCATTTGCATCTCGTTCACAAAAAATAGATTATATAAGATTTGTATTCCATTCTTTTGCAGGTGTAATGAGATCTTTTACCCTCATGTCTCCATGTCCCCGTATTGGTTGGGTATGCACATATGGATCACCCACCATTGGAAGCCAAGGATCATTCCAAATGTTCACCTGCGCTCCTGATGGAAGCCTCCCCTGGAGCTGGAAGACACTCACTGTTCTTCTTCCTCACAGTTTCGATCACACAGAGAAGAATCGAAAGAAGGAAATATGCTTACTTTAATTCATTGaagaaaaacatacatataCTCAATACTATAAAGGAACacgaaaaacaaggaaaataaaataacaaagatctttgaaaaaaacaaGGCAATAAATGCCGATCAAACACGCCTTTTCAGTCCGGAATCACCGCTAGCTCACCGGCGACTGCAGTTGGATGACCCCACAATAACCTCGCTAATACGTACTTAGATAaagatacatacatatatgtcaTCCAGATCGAGATTACAACCAACAAACCTCCCCTTAATCCTGGCTGGAATCCAAGTCACGAACACCCAACAACTCCCGCATGAGAATGAACTTTGTGCTCAGTAATGCCTTGGTCATGATGTCAGCCCTTTGTTCATTGGAATTTACATGCCTAACTTGGATTTGCCCATGTTCAACACACTCACGGATGAAATAAAAATCGGGTATCAATATGTTTTGCTTCGATGCGTGGTGAGCGGGTTTTTTTATCGAATCCATGGCCGATTGATTATCAACAAAAAAAGTGTTGTCTTCGATGGATGAGACCCGATCATCTCCTTGAGAACGCCCATCAACCAAATAGCCTGACAAGTTGCAGCAGCTGCAGCCATAAGTTCTGCTTCACAAGTGGAAAGGGCGACAGTGCGTTGCTTCTGTGATGACCAAGATACAGGACAATTGTTGAAGTAGAACACCATGCCCCCCTGTACTCCTTCTATCATCTAAGTCGCTCTGCTAGATCACTATCGAATAACAACAAAGATGCACACCATGATCTCCTCACGTGTATTTAAGACCAAAAAGATATGGTACCTTTCAAGTACCTCGAGTATGTGTTTCACCCTGCCATGTAATGCGCCTTTGTAGGTCTCTCCATATATCTACTCGACCATGCCAACAGCAAAAGAAAGATCTGGTCTTGTATGTAACAGATATCTTAGACACCCAATGATGCGACGATACTCTGTGGCATCAACAAGTTCACCATTAAGATCCTTGTGCAGTCGAAGTTTATGTTCCATAGGATGTTTGGCTGAATTACATTCCAATAGCCCAgtcatttgtaatattttctttgCATACTGAGACTGCTTGAGAGTTGTTTCTCCATATCTTTGTTCTACTTCAATGCTAAGATAATGAGTTAGCTTGCCTAGGTCACTCATTTTGAACTTGCACATCATCTCCCTCTTGAATTGTTGGAGTTCATTGGTACACCTTCCAGTGATTATAAGATCATCCACGTATACTCCTATGATGATCTCAGCCTCATCCTTTCCTCGGATATAGAGTGCATACTATTGTGAGCATCTTCTGAATTTAAGATCCTTTAAGCTCTCATCTAAGTGTGCATTCCAAGCCCGGGGAGCTTGACGCAGCCCATACAGAGCTTTAGACAGTCGATAGACCATATGCTCTTTTCCTTTCACAATAAAACCCTCCGGTTGAGCCACATAAACCTCCTCAGCAATGCTCCCATTCAGAAACGCGGACTTCACATCCATATGATGAACTTCCCACTTGCGATTCACAGCCACTGCGAGTATTAATCTCACTGTATCTAGACGAGCAACAGGAGCAAACACTTCTTCAAAGTCGATCCCCTGGCGCTGTGAGTACCCCTTTGCAACCAGTCTTGCCTTGTGTTTAATCACATTTCCCTTTGAATCCCTCTTCAATTTGTATACCCACTTTAACCCAATGGCTTTATGCTGGGATGGCAAAACAGTAAGAAACCATGTTCTATTCTCTTCTATAGATTTCAATTCTTCTAACATTGCTTTCATCCAGTCACCACTCTCAGCAGCTTCCTGAAAAGTACTAGGCTCATCAGTATCCACCATTAAGAGTTCATCAAATGGTTGCAACTCTTCAGTTTCATCATATAGATCAGTCAAAGTACGGTAGCGGTGAGCAACTTCCCAGTTTGTTGGTGACAGTTCAGTTGATGAAGACTCAGTTGAATTAAATGAAAGTGGTGTGGGTTGTGATATGGGACTATTTCTTATGTCTTCCCTTGAGCCAGTTGCAACATCATTGCCTTCACTTCTAGTACTTGTTGTGCTTTCCTCTAGGTTAGTCGGTGTTGGCATGACATCATTTGAGGATTCTCCGAGTGTAGTAATGACACTAAAAGCTGGTGGGGCATGTGCACCTCCTTCACGATCATTACTCCACTTCCACCCTACattttctgaaaaaaatgaCATCACGACTCACAATAAAGCTTACCATGAATTGGATCAAACAGCCGATACCCTTTGCATCCTTCTTCTGAGCCGAGATACACCAGTGTTCTGCTCCGGTCGTCAAGCTTTTGTATATGAGGTTCAGTCACTTTTGCATGCGCAATACACCCGAATACTCGGGAGATGAGAAAGTTGTGGCTTCCTTCCGGTCCAACACTTTTCGAATGGGGTACAATCCTTAAGAGACTTAGTTGGCAACCGATTGAGTATATATACTGACATGCCTTCGACTTCTCCCCCATAATTCACCGAGCACTTTCATGCTCTTCAACATAGATCGTGCCATCTCCATCACTTTGTCCGATTCAGTCGTTCAACAATGCCGTTACTGCGTGGTGTGTAAGGGACAGTCAGTTGTCTTTCAATTCCCCGCTCTTCGCACAAATTTACAAGTTCTTTTGAAAGGAATTCACCTCCACGGTCAGATCTGATCGTCTTAACCCGATGCCCAGATGAGTTCTCCACCCAATTGATAAATTTTCTAAGCTCCAAAAATGTTTGACTCTTTGCTTTCATAATATAAACCCACATCATCCGGCTATGATCATCAACAATTAACATGAAATAACTGTTACCAGCAAGTGTACTGGGTGACACGGGTCCGCATAAGTCTACATGCAACAACATCAGTGGCACTTCTGCTCTGTAGTGTGTTTGTCGAGGAAAAGGAAGCCTCGTCTGTTTGGCAGCCAGACAATTTTCACAAACTTCATTTGGATATTCAATGTCTGGTAAGCCTAACACAAGGTCCTTTTCACACAACAATCTCAAGATATGGAAGCTTGTGTGACCAAGCCTCGCATGCCAGATCCAAGCTGGATTCTCCAAGTTCATCAACAGACATGCAGGCTCACCCCTTTCGAGCTTAATTTTATATAGCCTGTTCAGTGCGCGCTCAACAGACATTAGTAACACCCCATTTTCATCATGTACCTTCAGTATATTACCCACCATTTTTACTTCAACTCCGTCTTCAGTTAACTGACCAAGACTAATGATATTGCTGCTCAGTCGTGGAATGTAATACACCTCTGGTAAGACACGATGATCACCgttcttgcacttaaatatAACCGAACCTCTTCCTGCGATCCCCACTGTAGAACTATCTCCAAATCGCACAGATCCGGTAATATTCTCATTCAACTCTTGAAATAAGGCCCGATTCCCAGTCATGTGGTTACTGGCACCATTGTCCAGATACCACATGTCCGAATGATCATCATGATCTTCAGCTACAAATAGACTTGGAGTTATCCTTTCTTCATTCAATAGCACAACACCTTGCACCATCTGGTCATCGAACTCCTCTTTCAAAGTCTGAGTTAAGAGTAAGGCTGGTTCTTCATCTAAAGTTTGGGTGAGATTAGTCTCTTCATACCGGCGTTGACTCCAGCACTCTGACGCATAGTGACCTAACTTGTCACAATTAAAGCATTTGATGTGGCTTTTATCTCTTCCACTGCAGTTACCTCTCCCTGTATTTGGTCTGGATGAGCTTCCCCCTCCTCGAGCTCCTCTCCCACGTCCAGGATATCTGTCTCGACCTCTCCCATCTACACTTCCAACGTTTTGCTTGGATTGCCCTCCACTCTCCTTCTTTGTACGTGCAACCCATTCCTCATGAGTGAGGAGAAGTCGCTCAGGTTGCTTCCCATCTCGCTTTACACGCTCCTCAAAAGCTTTGAGTCGCCCGACTGCTTCTTCAAATGGCATCACATCAATGTCCAGTACCTGTTCAAGAGAGGCAAGCACTGGCAGATAGTTACTTGGCATAGAATTGAATAATTTCTTAACAAGTTCAGCACTGTCAAGTGGAGCACCAAGCTCTCTGAACTTGTTAGACAAAGCTGACATTTTTCCTGCAAACACATCCACAGTGTCAGTTTCCAACATCTTTAGATTTTCAAGTTCACTCTTGAGTGTGAGAACCTTGGCCTTCTTAACCCTATCAACACCaacaaatattgtttttaaacaatCCCACACTTCCTTTGCGGACTTTTTTTCAGCAACTTGAAGCAACACATCCTCAGGAACTGATTGAAAAATGCATGCAATGGCTGCCTTGTCTTTCTTCACATCCACCGCCACTCCGGCAGTTGGTTCCACCACCTCCCACACACCTTGGGCATCCATATTAGCCCGCATCTTGATTGCCCAAGTTGTATAGTTTGTGGAGGTTAGCATAGGATACTGAAGGGGAATAACACTGTCTCTCGTCGCCTGCTGCGTTGAGATGGCCATGTCCTCCAGCCGGAGGTACTTAGGCATACAAACACCAACCTGTCTCTGATACCAGGTGATGGAAGCCTCCCCTGGAGCTGGAAGACACTCACTGTTCTTCTTCCTCACAGTTTCGATCACACAGAGAAGAATCGAAAGAAGGAAATATGCTTCAATTAATTCATTGaagaaaaacatacatataCTCAATACTATAAAGGAACAcgaaaaaaacaaggaaaaataaaaataacaaagatctttgaaaaaaacaaGGCAATAAATGCCGGTCAAACACGCCTTTTCGGTCCGGAATCACCGCTAGCTCGGTGCGCCTTGCTGCAGTTTGGACGACCCCTACAATAACCTGCTAATACGTACTTAGATAaagatacatacatatatgtcaTCCAGTCAGGATTACAACCAACAGCTCCATCACCCACCCACCAAACCAGTCCCTTCCGGAGAGTGTCTTGCGCTGAAAGCAGACTGGTCCATATGAAGCTAGGGTTAGCTCCATGTCTTGCCTGCGTTAATGATGAAGATGGGTAATATCTAGCTTTGTACAATCTTGCAACCAACGTGTCAGGATTCTTAACTAGTCTCCATGCTTGCTTCTCCCTAGCAGAGCTAGGTTAAATTCATGAATCCTTCTGAAACCAACTCCACCCTCATTCTTTGGCTTACATAGTTTTTCCCAAGAGCGCCAAATTACACCGTTCTCTGCTGATCCATTCTTACTCCACCAAAAAGTCATGTGAAAAATTGTCTCAAGTTCCTTGCATGTGGCCTTTGGAAGTAGGAATTAGCTTAAAAAGATAGAGCGAGGGATGGATTGTGCAGCGGCCTTTAGCAACACTTCTTTGCTAACTTGGGAGATAAGCTTGCGTTTTCCGACCGCAACCTCCTCCATGTCTTATCTACAATATAGGAAAAACACCTCCCTCTTGCGTCTTCCAACAGTTGCAGGCAGCCCCAAGTACTTGCTTGGTTGTTGCACCACTCGAACTCCAAGTAAACTGCCCAAGTAGTCACAATGTTCGTGAGTAACATTCTCGCTGAAAAAAAGACTTTTAGATTTGTTGTAGTTCACTTGTTGGCCGGATGCTCTCTCATACTTTTGTAAACACTTCAGCACTTGGGTACATTCCTGTGGTTTTGCATGGAAGAAAAACAAGGAGTCGTCAGCAAAAAATAGATGTGTGATTAGTGGTGCTTCCCTGGAAATTTGACATCCATGAATTCTCCCTTGCTGTTCAACTTTTTGCAGCAAACAAGAAAGACCTTCAGCACAAAGCAAGAATAAATACGGCGATAAAGGGGCTCCCTGACGAAGACCACGCGAGGGTTTAAAAGAATCAGATAGTGTCCCATTACTAGAACCCGGTATTCAACTGTAGAGATGTACATGTTGACAAGTTTGATCCAATGCTCTGTGAAACCTAATTCCTTTAGCATGAAGCTTAAGAATTCCCACTCAACTTGGTCGAAAGCTTTTGGCCATGTCAAGCTTGAGAGCGACTACACGTCCCACACCTCTGATTTTTCTCTTCAAGTAATGGTAAACTTCATGTGCAGCCATTACATTATCTGAAATGAGTCGTCTTAGAATAAATGCCGATTGACTGTCGGAGATGACACTATGAAGAATGTGCTTGAGTCGGTTTGCAAGTACCTTTGATACACACCTATAAAGTACATCGCATAGAGAAATTTGCCGATACTCTGTTAACTTCTCTGGGTTTCTTTTCTTCAGAATTAGAATAATAGTAGTGGCATTAAGTCCTTCCGGAATTGTACATGAAGTAAGACAAGCAATGGAGAATGAAATGATGTCATCTCCCACTATGAGCCAAGACTTTTGGAAGAAAACCTGAGTTGTAACCATTAGTCAAACATAGCAGCTTTAATCTCTGTGGGTGTAAATGGCGCCATCAAGAGAGCATTATGCCTGTCAGTTACTTTCTTTTGAATGATTCCATTAAACCCATCCAGAGAGACACCTCTTGATGTAAACAAATTGTCAAAATAATTAAGTATATGATTATGCATTGCAGTTTCACATGTTATCCTGGACCCAGTCTGATCAAGTAAGCGGGATATGCGATTTTCTCTTCTCCTGGATGAAGGCATTTGATGAAAAGAAATGTGTTTGCGTCTCCATTTTTCATCCGAGTGCACTTGACTCTTTTGGCTCTAGcagtttttgttgttgtttttgacaAGAGGAACAGACAATCCAAAGGCCTTGTTAAACTGTCAAGGGCGTGCATaagcctcggtggagcaagtgggggtGGGGCCCGCACACACATAGGCGCTGGGATCACTCGCACACAACCGTTCATATCTCctagaaatgtgccctcagctgagaatcgaactctcaccaatCGGTGAaaagctctatcggcgacccatataccaatagaccatttggtcgATGGTGGTAGTTTTGTTGTTGGTTTAAGAGTTGCTCAAGCTGACCACTGTACTCCGTACATTGCATATTAGAGCTTACATCTTGCTTGCTATATAAGCGTCCAAGATGCTTTCCACATTGAATAAGACGCTCCTTAAAGACATGTCGCTGGTGAGTGCCCCATTGCGAGAGGGCTCGTCTACAATTGGACAGCCGCTCGAGAACACCCATTGTTGCGCCAAACTCCCAAGTGGATTGAATCAGTTTTAAGTATTCTTCCTCTTGCATCCAAGCATTTTTAAAACGGAAGCCTGCTGATTGatgttagtttgaattttagtCTCAATTAATTTTGTGTTGATATTAATTCAATCTGGATTCAAATTGAATAAAGTGGTCCATGACTTTATCTAATGGAATTCTAAGTTAACTCTAATTGACACTTtggataatgatctacttaaattttaagttgagttaatcctttgatggtaaggattatatatagtacAGCACCAAGGGTCCCCAATCTAATGTTCTCAAGAATACCCAGCCCATTGACGGGAGAGAAcgggatagattggaagagccCTTGGTTTCTTCAAGTGAAGATCTTAGTCCGTTCGTTTGTCTTGTTTGATTTGCTTTGCTATGGCTAGAGGTAAATAATCCTGCTTCCgctacatattaattaattaattaatgtgacATATTAGATGTCATACTTTGGTTTTATAATACGACATAGTTACATGTTTAGATGTCGTATGTCGTATTCTGATTAAATTTCTAACAATTGATTCCTATGAGAAAATCGTAAAGTGAACATAGTAATTGAAACTTGtggtgtcttttttttttgtttgaagaaTCCCAAACAAGGGCTAATttcttgaaagaagaaaaacagaaacTAGGAAACTAGGAGGCTGATGCAACAAGAGAAAAGCAATACAACACTGGagctcaaaaagaaaacaaa from Dioscorea cayenensis subsp. rotundata cultivar TDr96_F1 chromosome 7, TDr96_F1_v2_PseudoChromosome.rev07_lg8_w22 25.fasta, whole genome shotgun sequence carries:
- the LOC120265908 gene encoding protein CLT1, chloroplastic-like isoform X2, yielding MNTNLSKALQPSLSSACFQLKHVIGGLDFERYVLVYFSILYCRYQAGIVTDEMLSLPKTPFLAVGLLEALGAACGMAAGAVLSGASIPILSQTFLVWQLLLSVTFLGRRYRANQLLGCVLITAGILITVASGSGGLSLKEAGIFWTLLMITSFFFQAADTVLKEVIFLDTSRQLKAGSVDLFVVNSFGSAFQALFICLLLPFLSKLWGVPFSQLPMYIKDGTACFLNMGSLASECAGAPLLPLLFVMVNMAYNISLLHLLKISSAVVSCLASTFSVPLSIYAFTLPLPYIGVASSLPAGFVSGAAILLAGLLVYTWTPTSYLASQEARSTPSPLTQS